From one Conyzicola nivalis genomic stretch:
- the rpoZ gene encoding DNA-directed RNA polymerase subunit omega codes for MADKNSGIIDPPIDELLSKVDSKYQLVIFASKRARQINNYYADLHEGSLFDNVGPLVDSTIEDKPLSVALREINNDKLELKRLSGE; via the coding sequence ATGGCTGACAAGAACAGCGGAATCATTGACCCGCCCATCGACGAACTGCTGTCGAAAGTCGACTCCAAGTACCAGCTCGTGATCTTCGCGTCGAAGCGTGCCCGACAGATCAACAACTACTACGCCGACCTGCACGAGGGCAGCCTCTTCGACAACGTCGGACCGCTCGTCGACTCGACCATCGAAGACAAGCCGCTGTCGGTCGCTCTCCGCGAGATCAACAACGACAAGCTCGAGCTCAAGAGACTGTCGGGCGAGTAA